GATTTGTGAAGGAGGTGCCTTACTGGACGGCTAAAAAGCACGGCAAAAAATATCGCCTGATGTATCAGATCTATACGCACCCGAAGTATATCGAGCACGGCAAGAAGTTTTTTGAGGGCGTCAACGAGCGCTATACCGAGTATGCCAAGAGGCTGGAGCCGAAAATAGGTATTCCCTATACGATTATCACGCCGCTGATTTTCATATTCGTCCGGGCCAGCGTTCACTATGCCATGTTCGAGGACGAATATTACCTGAAAACCCAGATGGAGGTCTTAAAGCAGGGAGTCGCCCTGTTTGTAGATAAATACAAAGAAAACCAAGCATAAGCCGGTCTGCCGCCGGCCATTCGCGGCGTGGGCAGCGGTGGAACACTCTGCCGTAATAACAACCGATTTCGAACGGAGGGAAGAAGATGAAAACAGGGAAAAAGCTACTCACAGGTGTGTTTTTGGTACTTTGCGGGGCTCTTTTGACGCTTTGCATCGTACTTGCCACCGGATGGAACAGGGCGGCAAAAACCAACGCCGCACTGCCGGAGGTGCGCAATAATGGCACGGCGATCCAGTGGAAATACAGCGATGAAGCCGACTGGCACGACCTGGTGACCCTTGCCGAGCTGCGGGGGGCTGCCGGGGAAGCCGGCAAGGACGGAGCAGGCGGCGAGAATGGCACCGACGGTAAGAACGGAATAAACGGTACGAACGGCAAAGACGGTATTAACGGAGTTGACGGAAAAGACGGTGCCGACGGCAAAGACGGCATTGACGGCAAGGACGGTATGAACGCCAAAAACATAGAGGTGCAGCGAGCCGCAACCCACATCCAGTGGCGCTATGAGGGCGACGAGTGGCGGAACCTTGTGGCGATTGCCGACATCACAGGCCCCGCCGGACAGAACGGTAAGGACGGAGCAAACGGAAAAACGCCGGAGTTCCGCGTGAACGAAAACACCCTGCAGTGGCGGTATACCGGCGACGAAATATGGCTGAACCTGTACGACCTATCGGTTTTGAAAGGTCTTGACGGCACAGACGGCATTGACGGCGAGAAGGGTGACAAGGGAGATAAAGGAGACAAAGGTGACACCGGCGACAAGGGCGACAAGGGCGACAAAGGCGATAAGGGAGACAAAGGTGACAAGGGCGATGCCGGTCAGAACGGCAGCTGCCCGGGGTATTTTTACGGCGTTGGGGTGGTACAATCGGTCAATCTTCAAGATGAAACGGCGGCGCTCTATTTTCAGGGAAAAATGAGCAGCGGCGGGCTTGTCTCCTGTGACGGGGATACCGTTCGACTGTCACGTGGACATCATTATCAGGTGAGCGTAAACGGGGCGGTCTATGCCATGTCAAATGATGACAAAGGCTTCTATTCTGTTCGGATGACGGACGGCTATGATAACCAGCTGTGCAGGGATCTTACGAGCATAAAGGTGGACAAAGGCAAAAAGCTGAACGAGACGAGAAGAGAGCAGCATACCCTGAGCTTCAACCGGGTATACGATGCCAAAGGCGGCGATATTGTCCTGCGGCTTGCACTTGAGCAGGCCGAGTATGCTACCTATCTTCTTTCGTTCAGAGGCACGATCACCATCACCGCTCTTGACTGAGCCGACATATACGAAAACGGAGGTAACGCAACATGAAGAAACGAATACTCAGTATCCTACTGACCCTTTGCATGGTGCTGTCTATGGTCACGCCGTTGGCTTCCGCTACGGAAGGCGGGCAGCCGGAGGGCAATACCCCGCAAACCCGGGAGCCGCTATCCCTGGAGGAGGGCGAAACCTATTGGTTTCAAATAGGGGGTATGATTAACGGCCTGTACAAATACTATGAATCGTTCGTTTATGTCGGAACGGTGAATTCCTATGTGCTCAGCGCCGCTTCGGCAGGGAAGGCCGATTCCTCCGCTGCCGCGTCGGCTGCAACGGACAGCGATGCGCCGTACGGTTATTGCTATGACCATCGCCTGTTTGTTTCTGCGGAGGCTTTGGAAATCGGTACGGATTGGAACGGACTGTATGGGGGCAGCGTTATTTTCGGAAAGCCCTTTGAGAGCGGCGGATTAACCTACACTCTGCGTGCGCCCACGGTGGGCAGCGGAGTTTTGGAGGGGGGTACGGTTATCCCGGAAAACAACGAATGGGATGCCATCCGGAATAAGGGATATATAAAAGGCAACGACTCTTATTGCTGGGGGCAGGATACCTTCGGCGAGGATGCCTCCAAGCGGTCGAGTCGCAGGTTTGATAACGGCGAGCTGAGATCGGAAGGAAACGATACCTGCATACGCCCTGTTCTGGAAATACCCGCCGAGCTCACGGAAAAGGATTTCAAGGTGGTCACCCTGGACCTTAACGGCGGCTATGTGTGGAGCACCGCCGGCAGGACTTCGGGGAAAATCAAAATCCTCGTAAAAGCCGGGCAGGACTTCTCTGCGCCTGTGAATTCCGAAATGTATTTCGCCACGAACCTGAAGAAAAACAACTTCCACTGGCGGGATGAAAACGGGAATATTTACCGAGTGGGCGACCCCGTCCCTGCCGAAGTAAATACCCTTACCGCGTGCTGGACCTTCGAGGAGAAGTTTTCCTTTGAAGCCGGCTCGACATACTATTTTAACCTCTCCGATGCCGGTATTCCCGGCAGCGCCAACACCGATTTTTACGGCGGCTCTTTGGACTGTGTTCCCTTTACCTATGCGGGAACGGTCGACACCTATGCTCAAAAGGACGGTTCCTCGGCAGGGGTCAACGGCAGCAGAAGCCTGCTTGTGGCAAACTACAATGTGACACGGGATGTGAGCTGGGACGAGCTGAATGAAAAGGGCTTTATTTTCGGAAAGCCTTTTGAGAGCGGCGGTGTGAGCTATACCATGCGCGCGCCCTCGGCGGGAACGGACAGCTATTTGAACAAAACGGAAGTGCGCGGCACTCCGTGGAACAACGAATGGGATACCATCCGTGTCAAGGGCGAGATCGACCCCGCAAGCCTCACCCGGAACTATATCAAAAATTGGCAGGGATCGCCCTCCTGGGGGCAGGATGCTTTTGCCGACGATACCTCCATGCGCGTATATCGGGGCGGCGAGGGGGCCGACAGCTTTGTAGGCGCCTCTCCGTCCTCCGGCACGGGTATAGGCTATCGCCCGATTCTTGAGATACCGGAGGAGATGGAAGCCGAAGATCTGAGGGCGGTAACGATCAACCTGAACAAAGGCAAGCTTGGCGGCGATACCGGACCTGTCCGAATGATCGCGCGGCAGGGGGCATCGTTTACGGCGCCCACAGCCAAGCACCTGACCGACTCCGAAGGCAATCCCGCTTCGGCAGACTTTATGTGGGTGGGCGACGACGGAAATACCTATGCCCCCGGCTCGACCGTGCCCGGAAATGTCAGAATGCTGGTGGCCCGGTGGTCGGAGGACAGCATCGGTATGCCTCCGGTTCCTTACCTGGACGAAAACGGTCAGATGCAGGGGTGCTTTACCTATACCGAGCTGACGAGCTATTTCGAGCCGGACATCAAAAATAACCCCTTTTATGATCTGCCGGCAGGGTGGTATGTAATAAGCGGCGATGTGACGGTCACCAGCCGTATCCGCCTGAACGGCGATGTGAAATTCATACTGACGGACGGCGCGCAGCTGGATGCAAAATGGGGCATTGACCTGGGGGCCGGCGACACCTTTACCATCTACGGTCAGACTGACGATGCCGAAACCATGGGTAAGCTGACGGCGTGTATTCCGGATGCCATCGATCTGTACGGAATTCCCAAAGAGGAAAAAGAGGAAGCCGAATGGATCTCTGAGTTCCGCAATAATACCCCCGGCATCGGTATGAAAAGCTACCATGCCAGAAGAGACGGAAGGACAAGGGGCGTTTCCCGGGATGAAGGAGATGTCATCATCAACGGCGGCCATATCAAGGTAAAGGCGGGGACAGGCGCTTCCGGCATCGGAGGGACCGGCGATATGCGCTATCCCAGCGAAGGCATAAAGGGCGGTAATATTACCATAAACGGAGGTATTGTCGACGCATCCACCGGAAGCTACCTTGCAAGTGCTCTCGACAGCGGAGTCGGGATCGGAACCAATAAATACGAGTTGGGCGGCAGCGTTACCATCAACGGCGGCGCCGTCATAGCCAAGGGCGTGGATTGCGGAATCGGCGCCGGGAAAGGCGGAAACATTACCATCAACGGCGGCGATGTGACGGCGATAGCCGGCGTAACAGAAGATTCGACTAGACACTACTGGCCGGAGGGCATCGGTATCGGTTTGTGGCATGATGGTACTGTAACCATAAACGGCGGTAACATCAACGCCTCCACTGTCTACAGCGGAGCGGGAATCGGCGGATATTATGCGGATGTCGCCATCCACGGCGGCAATATCGAGGCTACCGGAAGCGGAGAATCGAAATTTCCTCCCTCCGTAGGTATCGGCAGCGGAAAAAGCCTTCTGATCGACGGCGGTGTTATCCATGCGTACGGCAAAGGCGGTGCGGCAGGCATCGGCGGTGCAAATGTATGGAAAACCGAGAAATATTCTGAAAACGCGTCCCTTCTCATCACCGGCGGCGAAATTTACGCTTCGGCAGAGGGCAACGGCGCCGCTATAGGCGGAACAAGCGGCTTGGATTACGGATCGATCACCATTATCGGCAATGCCATTCAGTCCCTTACCAGCGAGTCCGGGCCCTGTATCGGTGCGTCGGCGGATAAAAGCGTCGGCGATATCACGATCACGGATGCCGATCTCCCTCTGTTTAACTGCAAATATAATCTTATCGGCGGCAACCCCCTTGAAGAAGGGAATAAAATTCTCATTCAAAATTCCCGTGTTATGTCCGTGAAAGGAAACGATACCTACTTGGGAATTTCCGTAGGCAATAACGGCACGCTCATTGTAGAAAACAGCGAAATAAGCCTGCCGAAGCCAAGGAGCATACAGGGCGGGGACGGATCGAGTATTATTCTTAAGAATTCCGAGATCCATACCTGCGGAATCTATATGAAATGTGCGGGTACGCTGAAAAAAGTAGAAATTACCGACTGCACCGTGGTAACGGGGGCTATGATCGGCGGCAATGCCGATAATGCCGCTGTGGGTGAAATCGTGATCCGCGGCAGCGACATAAGCATGGGCGACGATCATTACCCCAACCGCTGCTGTATCGGCAGCGGTAAGTATGCCTCCTTTAAAAGTATTGACATACAGGACAGCAAGCTTCATCTGCCGGTGGCTGTGGATGCTTCGGCAATAGGCGGCGGATGGTACACCTCATTTAAGGAAGACGCACGGATCCGCATTGCAAACAGCACGGTAGATGCCACCACTTACAGGCTGTGCCCTGCAATCGGTGCGGGCTATCATGCGACCGGCGACGCAACGCTGGAGATCATCATTGAAAACAGTAATGTGATCGCCAAAGGCGGCACCTTGCGCTCGGGCAACTCCGGCACATATGTTCCCGGTATCGGAAAAGACAGCTACAGCAAATGGCTGAATGTCAAAATCCAAATCACGGACAGCACCGTAGAATCCCTGTGCCATACTAAGGAATACGGGGAGGAACCCGATGACTACCGCATTTATGACGGCCTGCACGAAAAGAACCTGCCGGGTATTCCGGAGGAAAATATGACCTTCTGCGGCAGCACCGTCAACGGGAAGCGGTTTGACCATGACGTTGATGCATACGGCAAATGCCGTATCTGCGGAAAATACGATCTGGGATACTGCTATGAAAAGGGGCTTCTGCGCCTTTCCGGGCTTGAAAACTGCGTATTCGACGGAAGCGAAAAGAAGCTGACGAGGCTTGCCCACCGGACCGATCCGGAGGTGCTTACCGTTTTGGAGGAAGGCACGGACTATACCGTAACCTATAAAAATAATATATATCCGTATGCCCTTTCGCCGGACGATGCCGGGTTTGATTCCGCAAAGGCACCTAAGGTGACGATCTGCGGCACGGGAAGCTTTTGCGGCAGGGCGGAACACTGTTTCACCATCGGCGGTCAGGCGCAGCCGTCCTATACCGTAAGATTTGAAACAAATGGCGGCACGGCGATTGCCGACAGAACCGATGTGAAATGGACAAATCGCGTGCTGGAAAACATAGAATCTCCCAAAAGACCCGGGTATTATTTTGCCGGCTGGATGTGCGGCGAAACAGCCGTCCATGCGGCAACGACCTATGCCGACCTTGCAGGGGACGAGAGCGTTCGATCCGTCACGCTCACCGCCTTGTGGGAGCCAACCGGGTATCCCTGGGGCGAGATCCGCATTGACGAGCGCAACGCATGGCAAAGATTTCTGAATCTCATTTCCTTCGGTCTGTTTTTCCGGGAGGAGAAGACCGTGACCATTACCGCCGGGGATGCAAGCGGTGAGGATGTGGAGGTCGAATATTTTATCGGTGATAAGATGTACTTTGTGGGAAGCTGGGAGGGGAATACCTTTGCTCCCTACACCGGCCCTATCGGCATCGATGCGGACGGAAAATATGCCGTGTATGTAAAGCTCACCAATGCCTCCGGCAAGGTCACTTATCTAAGCTCCGACGGCTTTGTTATTGACACCACCGCGCCGGTCATCCAGGGCGTTGAAGCGGGTAAGGTTTATTGCGATGAAGTGACCGCTACCGTGATCGAGGAGAATATTGACACGGTTACCGTCGGCGGCGAGCCCGTTGCCCTTGACGAAAACAACCGGTTCGTCGTCCCCCCAGCAAACGGGGATGTGACGATCGTTGTCACGGATAAGCTCGGTCACCGGGCGGAAATCACCGTAACGGTATATGACGGGCACGATCCCGACCCTGACACCAACATCTGCAGTCACTGCGGTATTGCGGTTGCGGCGGATCTGAAGCTGGGCGATACGGTAACGCATTTCGGAACCGTTATCGAGGCATTGAAGGAAGCCTGCAAGCCGGAAAACTCCGGCTGCACGGTGAAGATCTGGGCGCGGAACACCATGCTGCCCGACGGATTTTATGCGGATACCGATGCCACGGGCTTCACGCTGGATCTTAACGGCAGGAGTCTCGGCGGTTATCCGCTGAATGTGGGCGGCGCCGGGCGCAGCGGCAAGCTGACGGTTATCGACACAAGGGGCAACGGCACCCTGGGCCTTGCGGTGAGAGACGGCGGCGAGGTGACAGCCGGCGGCAGCAAGGACACAGCCTATTCCATCGCGGTTTACGGCGGTACGCTTAAATTCACCGGCGGACATATAAATGCCAAAATGTGCGACCTCTATAACGGCGTGAAGCTGACGGATCTCCTCCCCGAGGGCTATGCCTATCGCCGCTACGACGGCATCGGAACGGAGTTTTCCGGGAGCAGCTGGGTTCCCCGTGCGGACGCCGAAAACAGAACCGGCTGGGCGGCTGCCGGGCGGTACGACCTTGCCGTGATGAAATGCGAGCACGCCGGTATGGATGCAGACGGCAACTGCCCGTATTGCGGGCTGAAGATAGCGGCGGCGATCACAAAGCCCGGTATTTTCAGGGGATATACAGATATCAATGAGGCAATTTCCGATGCGCAAAGCGATGAAAATTACGGCTGCGCCCTTACCCTTTGCAATGGCGAAGTCAGGTCTTTAACGCTGAGGAAAGGACGGCTGGCCCTTGAAATTCGGGGCGCCGCTGTCGACTATTGCACAATTA
This is a stretch of genomic DNA from Vescimonas fastidiosa. It encodes these proteins:
- a CDS encoding collagen-like protein, with the protein product MKTGKKLLTGVFLVLCGALLTLCIVLATGWNRAAKTNAALPEVRNNGTAIQWKYSDEADWHDLVTLAELRGAAGEAGKDGAGGENGTDGKNGINGTNGKDGINGVDGKDGADGKDGIDGKDGMNAKNIEVQRAATHIQWRYEGDEWRNLVAIADITGPAGQNGKDGANGKTPEFRVNENTLQWRYTGDEIWLNLYDLSVLKGLDGTDGIDGEKGDKGDKGDKGDTGDKGDKGDKGDKGDKGDKGDAGQNGSCPGYFYGVGVVQSVNLQDETAALYFQGKMSSGGLVSCDGDTVRLSRGHHYQVSVNGAVYAMSNDDKGFYSVRMTDGYDNQLCRDLTSIKVDKGKKLNETRREQHTLSFNRVYDAKGGDIVLRLALEQAEYATYLLSFRGTITITALD
- a CDS encoding TetR/AcrR family transcriptional regulator — encoded protein: MKTTEQQHNQRKQEIMEKCFECYAENGLTGTGIKALADACGCTKANLYSYFKNLDELIIESTAYCMEKVEDDFMEMAPTDPKDVVRFVKEVPYWTAKKHGKKYRLMYQIYTHPKYIEHGKKFFEGVNERYTEYAKRLEPKIGIPYTIITPLIFIFVRASVHYAMFEDEYYLKTQMEVLKQGVALFVDKYKENQA
- a CDS encoding YDG domain-containing protein, which encodes MKKRILSILLTLCMVLSMVTPLASATEGGQPEGNTPQTREPLSLEEGETYWFQIGGMINGLYKYYESFVYVGTVNSYVLSAASAGKADSSAAASAATDSDAPYGYCYDHRLFVSAEALEIGTDWNGLYGGSVIFGKPFESGGLTYTLRAPTVGSGVLEGGTVIPENNEWDAIRNKGYIKGNDSYCWGQDTFGEDASKRSSRRFDNGELRSEGNDTCIRPVLEIPAELTEKDFKVVTLDLNGGYVWSTAGRTSGKIKILVKAGQDFSAPVNSEMYFATNLKKNNFHWRDENGNIYRVGDPVPAEVNTLTACWTFEEKFSFEAGSTYYFNLSDAGIPGSANTDFYGGSLDCVPFTYAGTVDTYAQKDGSSAGVNGSRSLLVANYNVTRDVSWDELNEKGFIFGKPFESGGVSYTMRAPSAGTDSYLNKTEVRGTPWNNEWDTIRVKGEIDPASLTRNYIKNWQGSPSWGQDAFADDTSMRVYRGGEGADSFVGASPSSGTGIGYRPILEIPEEMEAEDLRAVTINLNKGKLGGDTGPVRMIARQGASFTAPTAKHLTDSEGNPASADFMWVGDDGNTYAPGSTVPGNVRMLVARWSEDSIGMPPVPYLDENGQMQGCFTYTELTSYFEPDIKNNPFYDLPAGWYVISGDVTVTSRIRLNGDVKFILTDGAQLDAKWGIDLGAGDTFTIYGQTDDAETMGKLTACIPDAIDLYGIPKEEKEEAEWISEFRNNTPGIGMKSYHARRDGRTRGVSRDEGDVIINGGHIKVKAGTGASGIGGTGDMRYPSEGIKGGNITINGGIVDASTGSYLASALDSGVGIGTNKYELGGSVTINGGAVIAKGVDCGIGAGKGGNITINGGDVTAIAGVTEDSTRHYWPEGIGIGLWHDGTVTINGGNINASTVYSGAGIGGYYADVAIHGGNIEATGSGESKFPPSVGIGSGKSLLIDGGVIHAYGKGGAAGIGGANVWKTEKYSENASLLITGGEIYASAEGNGAAIGGTSGLDYGSITIIGNAIQSLTSESGPCIGASADKSVGDITITDADLPLFNCKYNLIGGNPLEEGNKILIQNSRVMSVKGNDTYLGISVGNNGTLIVENSEISLPKPRSIQGGDGSSIILKNSEIHTCGIYMKCAGTLKKVEITDCTVVTGAMIGGNADNAAVGEIVIRGSDISMGDDHYPNRCCIGSGKYASFKSIDIQDSKLHLPVAVDASAIGGGWYTSFKEDARIRIANSTVDATTYRLCPAIGAGYHATGDATLEIIIENSNVIAKGGTLRSGNSGTYVPGIGKDSYSKWLNVKIQITDSTVESLCHTKEYGEEPDDYRIYDGLHEKNLPGIPEENMTFCGSTVNGKRFDHDVDAYGKCRICGKYDLGYCYEKGLLRLSGLENCVFDGSEKKLTRLAHRTDPEVLTVLEEGTDYTVTYKNNIYPYALSPDDAGFDSAKAPKVTICGTGSFCGRAEHCFTIGGQAQPSYTVRFETNGGTAIADRTDVKWTNRVLENIESPKRPGYYFAGWMCGETAVHAATTYADLAGDESVRSVTLTALWEPTGYPWGEIRIDERNAWQRFLNLISFGLFFREEKTVTITAGDASGEDVEVEYFIGDKMYFVGSWEGNTFAPYTGPIGIDADGKYAVYVKLTNASGKVTYLSSDGFVIDTTAPVIQGVEAGKVYCDEVTATVIEENIDTVTVGGEPVALDENNRFVVPPANGDVTIVVTDKLGHRAEITVTVYDGHDPDPDTNICSHCGIAVAADLKLGDTVTHFGTVIEALKEACKPENSGCTVKIWARNTMLPDGFYADTDATGFTLDLNGRSLGGYPLNVGGAGRSGKLTVIDTRGNGTLGLAVRDGGEVTAGGSKDTAYSIAVYGGTLKFTGGHINAKMCDLYNGVKLTDLLPEGYAYRRYDGIGTEFSGSSWVPRADAENRTGWAAAGRYDLAVMKCEHAGMDADGNCPYCGLKIAAAITKPGIFRGYTDINEAISDAQSDENYGCALTLCNGEVRSLTLRKGRLALEIRGAAVDYCTISGADVTIDRNMDAWVTFTGGKLSITGGTFTNYVSLKSSEARISGGQFADIDMTENSKVSVLADYLGEGRAFADKDSGDIVNGYVTRLKNVTVLPHAHDCRWNTETHEKSCVCGYVETTDSDAPVISGIENGKTYYGAAEFTVTDDNDFTVTVDGNPVLPENGRFTLVPDNEQHTIAATDAAGNAAVITISVMKLYSVTLPSGTGFTATGANTAGHGTDYTFKVDIAEGYSKTGSYRVLVNGSAVDGIMGDETGDTFLLTGVSGSMTITVEGVADITPPTAEIAVGTNKFSSFMNTITFGLFFKKTQTVTVTASDVGSGLSKAEYLLSETAFEDKDAIAGDWTELTLTEGTAAFNIEPSRKAYVYLRVTDVSGNITVINSDGVVVYTDAEAITEAVSFTKLDSADVSFRVSLNSNTVAALYNGDTRIDSSSYTVSADGTVTLKNSYLSGLAAGEYTVRVAYNPLGEEYRSGDEPAMTSVKLTVSRKTPSIHHAPGDAKNYDGKPIDAPTFNTDSDGVWAVEYKPAGADDSAYTAAAPKKVGKYIIRITTAETDTCKAASSTMAFEIKPREVTISGVAVADKAYDGNANAKITAAGVINGLVDGDKVSIVTGKALYDDKNVGSGKTVTFYDFALSGEDAANYVLSAQPASTTASIVEYSADGSEYEVNSNDWINKDFVITAKAGYKLGLTDAENGDWADSLTASEETDNGKLIFFVKNTETGAISAPVIESYKIDKTAPKIVGIGSGETYYVTKRVAIDEENLASVTLNGEAVEEVFHLQGDTEATYVIRAVDKAGNVTEYTVYMKPISSVKEENSPGTGDAGALTLWIALLFVSGGAVTGAVAANKKKNRSVK